From Humisphaera borealis, the proteins below share one genomic window:
- a CDS encoding TIM barrel protein gives MSATWSTKSDFKFSAGPWNLHTGADPFGPTVRDDRDFAAKLKIFKDLGFEYVQFHDDDAVPDSFTPSQREAKAKEIKKLLDDHGLKAEIFAPRHWEDAHGVDGPVTSNSAADRKWALERGRRSIDVGRILGSERFVWWPAREGTYIRESKDAVTSFSRMLEFVDAMLDYDKKIRILGEMKPNEPMDLMYLPTTGHFLALAYKTRDPSRVGVLIESAHAILAGMDPSDEFAYALFHQKLWGVHLNDQNGLKYDQDKTFGSVDLRRAFNQVDTLVRHGYGKQGEVVGLDVKAMRTQPFDKAHLHLKHSKEIFLMLVDLVHSIDRKTWQGYVDARDYEGLELFIVKNLMGK, from the coding sequence ATGTCCGCGACCTGGAGCACCAAGAGCGACTTCAAGTTTTCCGCCGGCCCCTGGAACCTGCACACCGGCGCAGATCCCTTCGGCCCGACGGTTCGCGACGACCGCGACTTCGCGGCGAAGCTGAAGATATTCAAAGACCTCGGCTTTGAGTACGTCCAGTTCCACGATGACGACGCCGTGCCCGACAGCTTCACCCCCAGCCAGCGCGAGGCCAAGGCCAAGGAGATCAAGAAGCTTCTGGACGACCATGGCCTCAAGGCCGAGATCTTCGCCCCACGGCACTGGGAAGACGCCCATGGCGTGGACGGCCCGGTCACAAGCAACAGCGCCGCCGACCGCAAATGGGCCTTGGAACGCGGTCGCCGGTCGATCGACGTCGGCCGCATCCTCGGCAGCGAGCGATTCGTCTGGTGGCCGGCGCGCGAAGGCACCTACATCCGCGAAAGCAAAGACGCCGTCACCAGCTTCAGCCGAATGCTGGAGTTCGTTGACGCAATGCTCGATTACGACAAGAAGATCCGCATCCTCGGCGAGATGAAGCCGAATGAGCCGATGGACCTGATGTACCTGCCGACGACGGGCCACTTCCTGGCACTGGCGTACAAGACGCGTGATCCCAGCCGCGTAGGCGTGCTGATCGAAAGCGCCCACGCGATCCTGGCCGGCATGGATCCGAGTGACGAGTTCGCGTACGCCCTGTTCCACCAGAAGCTCTGGGGCGTTCACCTGAACGACCAGAACGGCCTGAAGTACGACCAGGACAAGACCTTCGGCAGCGTCGATCTGCGTCGCGCCTTCAACCAGGTCGATACGCTCGTAAGGCACGGCTACGGCAAGCAAGGCGAAGTCGTCGGCCTGGACGTCAAGGCGATGCGCACCCAGCCGTTCGACAAGGCCCACCTGCACCTGAAGCACTCGAAGGAGATCTTCCTGATGCTGGTCGACCTGGTGCACTCGATCGACCGCAAGACGTGGCAGGGGTATGTCGATGCACGGGATTACGAGGGGCTGGAGCTCTTCATTGTGAAGAACTTGATGGGCAAGTGA
- a CDS encoding vWA domain-containing protein, protein MQLALIPILSQAEPIVDSHWTTNAQINIWLLAGLGLVAIVAAFYLYRAQRRIAPAKAVFALTAIRTLLILMMFLVLLGAARVFTWTGKVNGTLWLLLDQSESMERTDAHAPPIEKLRWADAMGLVPAGVRTGALDRQAIRLSVLGADVNYYQSLARAGAAEKDQRKQVEDIVRGLKQWNSLLTGVADTISKSPIAGDDGTIARELRTVVDAVAKGIEKIDTRQKPEEAQNDVDWNLARTTLAAAATKLQAAADKADQAILSLNDSRVTEALEKVSTMTRAQLAKAVITDKSKADAPGFDVLMPKQTVKVMGFGQRPQTIIPDDQADAGKAVKTALSRTVAPVTDVASALQAIQDQLSQNEPATVVMVGDGRQNRREADTAEAVSRLASRGVRVYSIATGTGKVAPDAAVETIEAPDWVFKGDTIKISSLLRLDGLDGKRATVELHRLKVADGRSGDGNAPGTTDASTLIDTKEIDVKRPREVITFTEKKENLPDAGLYDYRIQIKEIPGETVVVNNNSTVRVNVKDTKLTVLYLDNVPRWEYQYITNYFERDHRIKLQTMLLQPARIGWDTDPSKNIKPPDPRKPSTDLKDTRVDFQILPETQEEWYQWRFIVIGDIPPEKLPKKQQEMIVKAVTDGGATLLILSGHLNMPGAWGAGQPLSALFPCEPSPDWTPGKLQQHLKIGYHPVIAPDGENHLLTQFGIDEETNRKVWETIRTDPNLAWYWHTDDTLARGGASVIWSIEDGRALGQAAPTPSTNPADANAITALETARKRALLATMNAGLGQVMYLAGDATWRLRQVNGINYHERLWGQVIRWVVSGDLPAGGEFVRFGTDKPRYVGGEQASVTARIVNTKLVPQTGLKVKVRARVLSATGQIDPNSKAVVEAEMSEIPDAPGRYRATLGNLPPGQVELTLQGAEVEKLLADDTKALQKSLTVEVVDTLNLEKKNINADRPALSSIAAAGGGVMVDGAYADILAEHIPELSYTDSSAEQISLFGNPNGKYSRTTHWVFLAVFVGLITAEWIIRKANGLV, encoded by the coding sequence GTGCAACTCGCTTTGATTCCCATCCTCTCTCAGGCCGAGCCTATCGTGGACTCGCACTGGACCACCAACGCTCAGATCAACATCTGGCTGCTTGCCGGTCTGGGTCTCGTCGCGATCGTCGCAGCGTTCTATCTCTATCGCGCCCAGCGCCGCATCGCCCCGGCCAAGGCCGTCTTCGCGCTAACCGCCATTCGCACGCTGCTGATCCTCATGATGTTCCTCGTGCTGCTGGGCGCGGCGCGCGTCTTCACCTGGACGGGCAAGGTCAACGGCACACTCTGGCTGCTGCTGGATCAGAGCGAATCGATGGAACGGACCGATGCCCACGCCCCGCCGATTGAAAAGTTGCGCTGGGCGGATGCAATGGGCCTGGTACCTGCAGGCGTTCGCACCGGCGCGCTCGATCGACAGGCTATCCGGCTGAGTGTGCTCGGGGCCGATGTCAATTACTACCAATCCCTCGCACGGGCTGGTGCAGCAGAGAAGGACCAGCGCAAGCAGGTCGAAGATATCGTCCGCGGTTTGAAGCAGTGGAACAGTCTCCTCACCGGCGTCGCCGACACGATCTCCAAGTCGCCGATCGCTGGCGACGACGGGACGATTGCCCGAGAGTTGCGGACGGTGGTGGACGCCGTTGCCAAGGGGATCGAAAAGATCGACACACGCCAGAAGCCCGAAGAAGCACAGAACGACGTCGACTGGAACCTTGCTCGCACCACTCTCGCAGCCGCCGCCACCAAGCTTCAGGCCGCCGCGGATAAAGCCGACCAGGCGATCCTCTCGCTGAACGACAGCCGGGTAACCGAGGCGCTCGAGAAGGTCTCGACCATGACCCGGGCACAGCTCGCCAAGGCGGTCATCACCGACAAGTCCAAGGCTGATGCCCCGGGCTTCGACGTGCTGATGCCCAAGCAGACCGTGAAGGTCATGGGCTTCGGTCAGCGGCCGCAGACGATCATTCCCGACGACCAGGCCGACGCCGGCAAGGCAGTCAAAACGGCGCTATCGCGCACGGTGGCACCCGTGACCGATGTCGCCAGCGCGCTCCAGGCGATCCAAGATCAGCTCAGCCAGAACGAGCCGGCGACGGTCGTGATGGTCGGCGACGGCCGCCAGAACCGCCGCGAGGCCGACACCGCCGAGGCCGTCAGCCGGTTGGCGTCGCGCGGTGTGCGGGTCTACTCCATTGCCACCGGCACGGGCAAGGTCGCCCCCGATGCGGCCGTCGAAACGATCGAAGCGCCGGATTGGGTCTTTAAAGGCGACACGATCAAGATCTCGTCCCTTCTGCGGCTTGATGGCCTCGACGGTAAGCGAGCGACCGTCGAACTGCACCGCCTGAAAGTGGCCGACGGCCGAAGCGGCGACGGTAACGCACCGGGCACGACCGACGCCTCCACATTGATCGACACCAAGGAGATAGACGTCAAACGCCCCCGCGAGGTAATCACCTTTACGGAGAAGAAAGAGAACCTCCCCGACGCCGGCCTGTACGATTACCGTATCCAGATCAAGGAGATTCCCGGCGAGACGGTGGTCGTGAACAATAACTCGACCGTGCGGGTGAACGTGAAGGACACCAAGCTGACGGTCCTTTATCTCGACAACGTTCCCCGTTGGGAATACCAGTACATCACGAACTATTTCGAGCGAGATCATCGCATCAAGCTGCAGACGATGCTGCTCCAACCGGCACGAATTGGGTGGGACACCGACCCGTCGAAGAACATCAAACCCCCCGACCCGCGAAAGCCTTCGACCGACCTGAAGGACACCCGCGTGGATTTCCAGATCCTGCCTGAAACGCAGGAGGAGTGGTACCAGTGGCGGTTCATCGTCATCGGCGACATTCCGCCAGAGAAGCTGCCGAAAAAGCAGCAGGAAATGATCGTCAAAGCAGTGACCGACGGCGGAGCGACGCTGCTGATCCTCTCGGGCCACCTGAACATGCCAGGCGCATGGGGCGCCGGCCAGCCGTTGTCAGCGCTGTTCCCCTGTGAGCCCAGTCCCGACTGGACGCCGGGCAAACTGCAGCAGCACCTGAAGATCGGGTACCACCCGGTCATCGCGCCGGACGGCGAAAACCATCTGCTCACGCAGTTCGGCATCGACGAAGAGACCAACCGCAAGGTGTGGGAGACCATCCGGACCGATCCGAACCTGGCCTGGTACTGGCACACCGACGACACTCTCGCTCGAGGTGGCGCGAGCGTGATCTGGTCGATCGAAGACGGCCGGGCACTCGGCCAGGCCGCCCCGACGCCGTCAACGAACCCTGCCGACGCCAATGCCATTACCGCGCTGGAGACGGCCCGCAAGCGCGCCCTGCTGGCGACGATGAACGCTGGCCTGGGCCAGGTGATGTACCTCGCCGGCGACGCCACATGGCGGCTGCGGCAGGTCAACGGAATCAACTACCATGAGCGGCTCTGGGGACAGGTCATCCGGTGGGTCGTCTCCGGCGATCTCCCGGCCGGCGGCGAGTTCGTCCGCTTCGGCACCGACAAGCCCCGATACGTCGGCGGCGAACAGGCTTCGGTTACCGCTCGCATCGTTAATACCAAGCTCGTCCCGCAGACCGGCTTGAAGGTGAAGGTGCGGGCGCGCGTATTGAGCGCAACTGGGCAAATCGATCCGAACTCCAAGGCCGTTGTCGAAGCCGAGATGAGCGAGATTCCCGATGCCCCGGGCCGCTATCGCGCCACGCTCGGTAATCTTCCGCCGGGACAGGTCGAACTGACGCTGCAGGGTGCGGAGGTGGAGAAACTGCTCGCCGACGACACCAAGGCGTTGCAGAAATCACTGACCGTGGAGGTCGTCGATACGCTGAACCTCGAGAAAAAGAACATCAATGCCGACCGCCCCGCACTGAGCAGCATCGCCGCCGCTGGCGGCGGTGTGATGGTCGACGGTGCGTATGCCGACATCCTTGCCGAGCACATCCCGGAACTGAGCTATACCGACAGCTCCGCCGAGCAGATCAGCCTGTTCGGCAACCCCAACGGCAAGTACAGCCGAACAACCCACTGGGTGTTCCTGGCGGTGTTCGTCGGACTGATCACCGCGGAGTGGATTATCCGTAAGGCGAACGGGCTGGTGTGA
- a CDS encoding AAA family ATPase — protein sequence MANAPAAPAPASTNDLEAVEQLARAYRVMKTELGKVIVGQEEVVEQVLTAMFCNGHVLLVGVPGLAKTLLVSTISKVLHLGFKRVQFTPDLMPSDITGTDVLEEDHTTGKRAFRFVKGPLFANMVLADEINRTPPKTQAALLEAMQEHKVTVGEQTYTLPEPFFVLATQNPIEQEGTYPLPEAQLDRFMFMTIVKYPTPADEIQIMKQATTNYKAELSRLLDGNAIMELQQIVRRVPVADHVYAYARDLVRATRAGEPGVPAYINELVQWGAGPRACIYLIMAGKARAILNGRVHVTTEDIAKMALPVLRHRIMTTFSAEAAGMTSDKIIERLVREIPRTESTKAA from the coding sequence ATGGCCAATGCACCCGCGGCGCCAGCCCCTGCCTCCACCAATGACCTTGAAGCCGTCGAACAGCTCGCCCGCGCCTATCGGGTGATGAAGACCGAACTGGGGAAGGTCATCGTCGGCCAGGAAGAGGTCGTCGAGCAGGTGCTGACCGCCATGTTCTGCAACGGCCACGTGCTGCTGGTTGGCGTGCCGGGCCTGGCCAAAACGCTGCTGGTCAGCACCATCAGTAAAGTGCTGCATCTGGGCTTCAAGCGGGTGCAGTTCACGCCCGACCTGATGCCATCCGATATCACCGGCACCGACGTGCTGGAAGAAGATCACACCACTGGGAAGCGCGCCTTCCGCTTCGTGAAGGGCCCGCTGTTTGCCAACATGGTGCTGGCCGACGAAATCAACCGAACCCCGCCCAAGACGCAGGCCGCGCTGCTGGAAGCGATGCAGGAACACAAGGTGACCGTCGGCGAACAGACCTACACGCTGCCGGAACCCTTCTTCGTCCTCGCGACGCAGAACCCGATCGAGCAGGAAGGCACCTACCCCCTGCCCGAAGCCCAGCTCGACCGCTTCATGTTCATGACGATCGTGAAATATCCGACGCCGGCGGACGAGATCCAGATCATGAAGCAGGCGACGACGAACTACAAAGCCGAGCTGAGCCGCCTGCTCGACGGTAACGCGATCATGGAACTGCAGCAGATCGTCCGGCGGGTGCCGGTCGCCGATCACGTGTATGCCTACGCCCGCGATCTTGTGCGGGCCACCCGCGCCGGGGAGCCCGGTGTGCCGGCGTACATCAACGAGCTGGTCCAGTGGGGTGCAGGCCCGCGTGCGTGCATCTATCTCATCATGGCCGGCAAGGCCCGTGCGATCCTCAACGGCCGCGTGCACGTCACCACCGAAGACATCGCCAAGATGGCGCTGCCGGTCCTGCGGCACCGTATCATGACAACCTTCAGTGCCGAGGCCGCCGGCATGACCAGCGACAAGATCATCGAGCGGCTGGTGCGGGAGATTCCGCGGACGGAATCGACGAAGGCAGCGTAG
- a CDS encoding DUF58 domain-containing protein translates to MALATQPSEATDRAATVRSPGSSLLEPHTLQKISKMELVARQVMDGYVQGMHKSPHVGFALDFAQHRQYVPGDDVKRIDWRVYAKADRYYIKQYEVTTNLRCSIVLDASGSMKYQGATDPLSKFRFGQFVAACLAYIVLHQQDSAGLITFDTKIRSFIPTKSTPSQLMRILRTLDTTHAENETGIAPILHEIAERIDRRGLVVIISDLFEDPDKLMEAMHHLRHKRHEVILLQVMANDELEFPFRKWSQFENLELPTDKIRLDPALMRAIYLENLKKHQEALRIGLAKQHVSHLLLNTSQPFDEVLMTYLAQRMGRK, encoded by the coding sequence ATGGCCCTCGCCACCCAGCCTTCCGAAGCCACCGACCGCGCGGCGACCGTGCGGTCGCCGGGGTCTTCGCTGCTCGAACCGCACACGCTCCAGAAGATCAGCAAGATGGAGCTGGTGGCTCGGCAGGTCATGGACGGTTACGTCCAGGGCATGCACAAGTCGCCCCACGTCGGCTTCGCGCTCGACTTCGCCCAGCACCGCCAATACGTGCCCGGCGATGACGTGAAGCGCATCGACTGGCGGGTGTACGCCAAGGCCGATCGCTACTACATCAAGCAGTACGAGGTGACGACCAACCTCCGCTGCAGCATCGTGCTCGATGCCTCGGGCTCGATGAAGTACCAGGGCGCGACAGACCCGCTCAGCAAGTTTCGCTTCGGCCAGTTCGTCGCCGCGTGCCTGGCATACATCGTGCTGCACCAGCAGGACTCGGCCGGGCTGATCACCTTCGATACCAAGATTCGCTCCTTCATCCCGACCAAGAGCACGCCGTCGCAGCTCATGCGGATTCTCCGCACGCTGGATACCACCCACGCCGAGAACGAAACGGGAATCGCGCCAATTTTGCACGAGATCGCCGAGCGCATCGACCGCCGCGGGCTCGTCGTCATCATCTCCGACCTGTTCGAAGACCCGGACAAGCTGATGGAGGCGATGCACCATCTGCGGCACAAGCGGCACGAGGTCATTCTGCTGCAAGTCATGGCCAACGACGAGCTGGAGTTCCCGTTCCGCAAGTGGAGCCAGTTCGAGAATCTGGAATTGCCGACCGACAAGATCCGCCTCGACCCGGCGCTGATGCGGGCGATCTACCTTGAAAATCTCAAGAAGCACCAGGAGGCGCTGCGCATCGGGCTGGCGAAGCAGCACGTGAGCCACCTGCTGCTGAACACGAGCCAGCCGTTCGATGAGGTGTTGATGACGTATTTGGCCCAGCGGATGGGAAGAAAGTAA
- a CDS encoding acetylxylan esterase produces MLKRVHWLALLVLLGSSSVGFAQTLTATPVKPSGVYAPGEAIEWRVEAKGNAATTAPATVNYHIKKGGLTVIKQGKLELKEGVATLSATLDEPGNLLVEFTLPGVMGPDKKPIRALAGAIVAPDKIQPSAPTPEDFDSFWAGQIKAMSAIPANPKLEAAAAKATKDGRPPFEYFKLTMDSINGTHLYGQLARPKKAGRFPALLLVQYAGVYGLPSSNVVRRAEDGWLCLNIMAHDLPFDKDEAFYKEQSNGPLKDYVRIGNEDRLTSYFLRMYLNCYRAAEYLAAREDWDGKTLVVMGTSQGGGQSFAAAGLHPKVTAMLANVPAGCDLTGDQAGRAPGWPNWPGQSWGRDKAKVVAASRYFCATNFARNIKCPVMVSAGLIDETCPPAGIAASVNATQGKKELIVLPLSNHHGTGNAQAAFYVKSEKWLWELLNGK; encoded by the coding sequence ATGCTCAAACGCGTTCATTGGCTTGCGCTACTCGTTCTGCTCGGGTCGTCGTCGGTCGGTTTCGCTCAAACACTCACCGCGACCCCAGTAAAGCCGTCTGGCGTCTATGCGCCGGGTGAGGCGATCGAGTGGCGCGTCGAAGCCAAAGGCAATGCGGCGACGACCGCGCCCGCAACCGTCAACTACCACATCAAGAAGGGCGGACTGACCGTCATCAAGCAGGGCAAGCTGGAGTTGAAGGAAGGCGTCGCAACGCTGTCGGCGACGCTCGACGAGCCGGGAAACCTGCTAGTCGAGTTCACGCTGCCCGGCGTCATGGGGCCCGACAAGAAGCCGATCCGGGCGCTTGCCGGTGCCATTGTCGCGCCCGACAAAATCCAGCCTTCGGCCCCGACGCCGGAGGATTTCGACAGCTTCTGGGCGGGTCAAATCAAGGCGATGTCGGCGATCCCGGCGAACCCGAAACTGGAGGCTGCCGCCGCCAAGGCGACGAAAGATGGCCGACCGCCGTTCGAGTACTTCAAGCTGACGATGGACAGCATCAACGGCACGCATCTGTACGGGCAGCTTGCCCGGCCGAAGAAGGCGGGCAGGTTTCCCGCGCTGCTGCTGGTGCAGTACGCCGGCGTATACGGACTGCCGAGTTCAAACGTGGTCCGCCGGGCGGAAGATGGCTGGCTTTGCCTGAACATCATGGCTCACGACCTGCCCTTTGATAAAGACGAGGCGTTCTACAAGGAACAGTCGAACGGTCCGCTGAAAGACTACGTCCGCATCGGCAATGAAGACCGGCTGACGAGCTACTTCCTGCGGATGTACCTCAACTGCTATCGCGCCGCCGAATACCTGGCCGCCCGCGAAGACTGGGACGGCAAGACGCTGGTCGTCATGGGCACCAGCCAGGGCGGCGGGCAGTCGTTCGCCGCCGCCGGCCTGCACCCGAAGGTGACGGCGATGCTCGCCAACGTCCCCGCCGGCTGCGACCTGACCGGCGACCAGGCCGGCCGTGCCCCCGGCTGGCCGAACTGGCCGGGGCAGTCCTGGGGCCGCGACAAGGCGAAGGTCGTCGCGGCGAGCCGATACTTCTGTGCGACGAACTTCGCCAGGAACATCAAGTGCCCGGTGATGGTGTCGGCCGGCCTGATCGACGAAACCTGCCCGCCGGCCGGAATCGCAGCCAGTGTGAACGCGACACAGGGAAAGAAGGAGCTGATCGTGCTGCCGCTTTCGAACCACCATGGGACGGGGAACGCGCAGGCGGCCTTCTACGTTAAGAGCGAGAAGTGGTTGTGGGAGCTGCTGAACGGGAAGTGA
- a CDS encoding BatA domain-containing protein, with protein MSFLFGSLAWWIAGALVVSIPIIIHLLHRQRTQPVLWGAMMFLKQSVLQQKRRKKVDHWLLMLLRLAGLALLVALLAQPLWEDNEYNPLAGKASTDIGIVIDHSLSTRRLSGDRTVYDQAVATIARLTEASALQSSDTVSVVLAEKAPRVLTPLPVPRDNFAGTLDKLRKEKPGLTAASIPDAVQKAREIIGKGRNTRKTIIVLSDGQKSNWRANDLGAWNAALGQRVKGADSSIKMYELPITPVGERANLSIGEVTISPDLVGQNQPSTITATVTNTGSAEMPGVSARLIVAGTEGGRQPVSALKPGESRTLRFDHTFTDPNSQWVEVRIDAPDGLDADNAATASAYVWQTLPVLVIDGQLSSAGIDSNANEATLDKFKRSQFLGAAMLSAAPTADSPSLIKPTFVSVADGKLSGVPLDDYAMVIVNDVPQLPTSIQSKLRDYASSGHGVWFILGRNSERGLIRDQLAASNLLQLDVSDRQEAVEESAGIEVISPDHPTLRPFTKPERNVLVGMTTLKWWSVKPRNPDVKVLLATKNGDPLMFEREIDANGGRIVVWTSPVDGTTGWNNWPSMRAFSPLVNTTVYHLASGWTKGQANRRLESGQPLVWTGPTSPAIGKAEITLPDNTKEQVRPIVRDGRQIIRFKETHQPGRYELRFDQTALAPVYYGVGIDPVELQEETLSEADRKWLASEDHKFLEATITPTELASAVGGGSQGTQLWPILAGLVLGVLLFETFMTYRVMRQQTVAGMGTTASATVA; from the coding sequence ATGAGTTTTCTCTTCGGTTCTCTCGCCTGGTGGATCGCCGGGGCCCTTGTGGTCTCGATACCGATCATCATCCACCTGCTGCACCGCCAACGGACGCAGCCGGTGCTCTGGGGCGCCATGATGTTCCTGAAGCAGTCGGTGCTTCAGCAGAAACGCCGCAAGAAGGTCGACCACTGGCTCCTCATGCTGCTTCGCCTGGCGGGGCTGGCGCTGCTGGTTGCGCTGCTCGCCCAGCCGCTGTGGGAAGACAACGAATACAACCCGCTTGCCGGCAAGGCTTCGACAGATATCGGCATTGTCATCGATCACTCGCTTTCCACCCGTCGGCTGTCCGGCGACCGGACGGTGTACGACCAGGCCGTCGCCACGATCGCCCGACTGACCGAGGCGTCCGCGCTCCAGTCGTCGGACACGGTTTCGGTGGTGCTGGCCGAGAAGGCACCGCGCGTGCTTACCCCCCTGCCGGTGCCGCGCGACAACTTCGCCGGAACGCTCGATAAACTTCGCAAGGAGAAACCGGGCCTCACCGCAGCCAGCATCCCTGATGCGGTGCAGAAGGCGCGGGAGATCATCGGCAAGGGCCGCAACACGCGCAAGACCATCATCGTGCTCTCGGACGGCCAGAAGTCGAACTGGCGGGCGAACGATCTGGGAGCGTGGAACGCCGCCCTTGGCCAGCGCGTCAAAGGGGCTGATTCTTCGATCAAGATGTACGAGCTGCCGATTACGCCAGTCGGCGAGCGGGCGAACCTGTCCATCGGTGAGGTGACAATCTCGCCCGACCTTGTCGGCCAGAATCAGCCGTCGACAATCACTGCGACGGTGACCAATACCGGCTCGGCTGAGATGCCGGGGGTGAGCGCACGGCTGATCGTCGCCGGAACGGAAGGCGGCCGGCAGCCGGTATCGGCACTCAAGCCGGGCGAGTCGCGCACGCTGCGGTTTGACCACACGTTCACTGATCCGAACTCGCAATGGGTGGAAGTCCGCATCGACGCGCCCGACGGTCTCGACGCCGACAACGCCGCCACCGCCAGCGCCTACGTCTGGCAAACTCTGCCGGTGCTGGTGATCGACGGGCAGCTCAGCAGTGCGGGGATCGATTCCAACGCCAACGAGGCGACGCTGGACAAGTTCAAGCGAAGTCAGTTCCTGGGTGCGGCGATGCTGTCGGCCGCCCCGACCGCCGACAGTCCGTCGCTGATCAAACCGACCTTCGTCAGTGTCGCCGACGGCAAGCTCAGCGGTGTTCCGCTGGACGACTACGCGATGGTGATCGTCAACGACGTTCCGCAGTTGCCGACGTCGATCCAGAGCAAGCTCCGCGACTATGCCAGCAGCGGCCACGGCGTCTGGTTTATCCTGGGGCGTAACAGCGAACGCGGGCTGATCCGAGATCAGCTTGCGGCTTCGAACCTGCTGCAGCTCGACGTCAGCGACCGGCAGGAAGCGGTGGAAGAGTCGGCCGGCATTGAAGTCATCAGCCCCGACCATCCGACGCTCCGCCCGTTCACCAAGCCCGAGCGCAACGTGCTCGTTGGCATGACCACGCTCAAATGGTGGTCGGTCAAGCCCAGGAACCCCGACGTCAAGGTGCTGCTGGCGACGAAGAACGGCGACCCGCTGATGTTCGAGCGGGAGATCGACGCTAATGGCGGCCGCATCGTCGTCTGGACGAGCCCGGTCGACGGCACGACCGGCTGGAACAACTGGCCGAGCATGCGGGCATTTTCGCCGCTGGTGAATACGACTGTTTATCACCTGGCCAGCGGCTGGACCAAGGGGCAGGCCAATCGCCGGCTCGAAAGTGGTCAGCCACTCGTCTGGACGGGGCCGACATCGCCGGCGATCGGCAAGGCCGAGATTACGCTGCCCGACAACACCAAGGAACAGGTCCGCCCGATCGTTCGCGACGGCCGGCAGATCATTCGCTTCAAGGAAACGCACCAGCCCGGCCGGTACGAACTGCGGTTCGACCAGACGGCATTGGCGCCGGTGTACTACGGCGTCGGGATCGACCCGGTCGAGCTTCAGGAAGAGACTTTGAGCGAAGCCGACCGCAAGTGGCTGGCGAGTGAGGACCACAAGTTCCTCGAGGCGACGATCACGCCGACGGAACTCGCGTCTGCCGTCGGCGGCGGTAGCCAGGGAACACAGCTCTGGCCGATCCTGGCGGGACTGGTACTCGGCGTGCTGCTGTTTGAAACGTTCATGACGTACCGAGTGATGCGACAACAGACGGTCGCCGGAATGGGCACGACCGCATCGGCGACGGTGGCGTAG